A region of the Macrobrachium nipponense isolate FS-2020 chromosome 14, ASM1510439v2, whole genome shotgun sequence genome:
CTTAAGTTCTCCTCCCAATTAATCATAACATGCAGTTTAGATGTCTTTGTTTAGTACATATAACAAAATTGATAATACAACTTGCTAATGCACATTTTTAATTTGCATGTAATTAGTTTTTATTGTCTATCTTATGTCCTGTTGGGACTTTAGTGAAACAATGACATTAATATAGTTCTTTTTTGTTTCCCTGTATTTCATGAGAGATATTCACAGGGGTGGGAGGTACAGAACAGTATTCTCATTGGGCTTGGTATGCAGTTTCCCACACTGATGTATATTGAAAGCAGAGTATGGTACGCAGTGTCCCATGCTGATGTATATTGAAAGCAGAGTATGGTACACAGTTTCCCATACTGATGTATATTGAAGGGAGAGTATGGTACGCAGTTTCACATACTGATATATACTGAAAGCAGAGTATGGTACACAGTTTCCCATACTGATGTATATTGAAAGCAGAGTATGGTACGCAGTTTCACATACTGATATATACTGAAAGCAGAGTACTGTACGCAGTGTCCTATGCTGATGTATATTGAAAGCAGAGTATGGTACGCAGTGTCCCATGCTGATGCATATTGAAAGCAGAGTATGGTACGCAGTTTCACATACTGATATATACTGAAAGCAGAGTCTGGTACGCAGTGTCCTATGCTGATGTATATTGAAAGCAGAGTCTGGCACGTATTTTCCCACAATGATGTATATTGACAGCAGAGTATGGTACGGGGTTTCCCATACTGATATATATTGAAAGCAGAGTACGGTACGCAGTGTCCCATGCTGATGTATATTGAAAGCAGAGTATGTTATGCAGTGTACCATACTGATGCATACTTCGTCAATGGTTCTATTCATAACTGCTaacattaggaaacagaaacctaccaccacgaaccactctatctaaaaaaagagataaatctctggcagaagcagacattcaCATCGGCATCGAGGTATTCTTAAACCTTGAAACGTTTCTTGATAGCAGACGATGTCGGTTTCAGTGACCTATCACGTCACTACGCCAGAGAAAATTAAACCAAACaagcaataatgaaaatagtTAGGCCCTCCTTTAAATTCCGTTTATCAGAATGACTCCaatatttcatattatcttttatttcacgAAATATTCTTCTGCTCTAACAGAATTTTATCGCTGGCCTGTTTACCGAatgcagtaaaataataataataataatgataataataataataatataataataataataataataataataataataataataataatgatgattattattattattattattattaatattataattttcacATGAATTAAAAGCTGGAAATGTGAGGAGATGCGTGGAAGTGaaggatgataatgatgatgatgatgatgatgataataataataacctacaaAGTCTTAGTAAAAGAACCTTGAACTAATCTAAAAAAAGATGTTAGCTTATATAGAAGCACTTAATGTATTTACATACCATCACGTCAAGAAATTTTGCGCGCTAATAAGGCCACAAGTCCGGATAAAAGAGGACGACTTAGCGAAAGGTATACGTTAcagaaacaaaaatcaaaacagaTGAACAAAAGGTACGATAAAGAATATTGCAACAAACTCTATatttctggttttatatataatgatggcAAAGACTACGATAAGGAACATTGCAACAAACTCTATGTTTTGGTTTTATAGGGATGGCAAAGGCTACGATAAAGAATATTGCGACAAACTCTATATTTCTGGTTTATTTATAATGATGGCAAAGGCTACGATAAACAACATTGCAACAAACTCTATATTTCTGGTTATATAGGGATGGCAAAGGATTAGTGCCCATTTtgtccttaaaagaaaaaaaaactcatttggtATCAACAGATGAAACAGAGCTATTTACCGACAGATACACCGTCAAGATGATTCTATAACTCGGGAGTTTCGCAGACCAAAACCGGGTAAGATTTATTCACTGATTGTACGACACAAAAAAACTGTCCTTCGAAAGATGAAGTTACCAGAATAccgtgattataaaaaaaaacctgcgaTAAATGAACAGCTTTCAGAATACcatgattattaaaaaataaccCTACTAGTTGTCCTGCGATAGATGAAGTTTGTAGAATAccgtgattattaaaaaaaaactttcctacaATAGATGAAGTTTTCAGAAtaccatgattaaaaaaaactccTATTAGGTGTCCTGCGATAGATGAAGTTTTCAGAATTCTgtgattatttaaaaataaaaaaactttcctacgATAGATGAAGTTTTCAGAATAACGCGTTATTAAATAAACTCCTACTATGTGTCCTGCGATAGATTAAGTTTTTAGAATGccgtgattattaaaaaaaaaaaaaaaacaccctactAGGTGTCCTGTGATAGATGAAGTTTTCAGAATACCgtaactattgaaaaaaaagaaaaaactgcctTCCAATAGATGAAGTTTTCAGAATGCTAGAATACCGTGAttgattgatatataatatatatatatatatatatatattatatatatatatatatttatataaatttttatatacatatataatataaaaaaaaactgtcctactATAGATGAATTTTTCAGATTCCAGAATACCGACTCCATCTTCCGCAGTTTGTGTGAAGCCTTAagaagcaaataaacaaacaaataaataaataaataagtgagtTCTTTTAGAAGTAAACGCACACAAGCACTTCCACCAAGTGTACAGGAACAACTTTTAACCTCTTGTGTCGGTCACTCACCAGTGCCTGACAAACTAACTATACAACTAACCGAACGATACCAGCCACACCCTCTCTGTACGTAGCTGTTTTTACCACACCTACAATTCATGATgcgctcccccccccaccccccccccccccccctcccccttatctatcccactcctcctcctcctagtctCCCGTCCATCCCATCCCATGCCATTCCCCTCTATAGTGACACCCCTTCCATTCACTGTTGCACATCATCATCTTTCCTATTTTACACGATTTTTTTCTCCTTCCTCGGTCTTgtgttatattctctctctctccatttttaaactctctctctgttcctctgTGTCTCTAAACTTTCTCTAAGTCTGAAAAATTCTCGGGTTCTCTTTGTCTaaactctctgtctttctctcagtCTAAACTCTCTCTATGTCtaaactcaatctctctctctctatctaaactcaatctctcgctgtctctctgtctaaactcaatctctctctctctctctctctctctctctctctctctctatatatatatatctatatatatatatatatatatatgtatgtataatttctctctctctcgctctctctctctaagtctaaaatctcactctctctcgccctgtctctctctttcactctttctaaaCTCGACCTCTGTCTAAGCTCTCTCCctgtctaatctctctctctctctctctctctctctcctcttctctagtGTAAACtctctttcagtctctctctttaAGTAGGTGACAATTACTTCCAGACGAAGTGGTTGCGTGTTTCCGGATTTTCCGAACAGTTTCACATTTCTCCAATTCGCGTGACATGTCGCCATTTGTCATATTATTTCTGCCATCTTCATTTCAGTGTTTATCAGCAGGAATTTTCGGCAAGAAGTGAATTTGTTACCTAATTGCCATTTTACACACATCCCAGAGGATTTTTCATCGAATATTTTAATGTCTCACAAAGGGAAAATACTGCATCAGTttgggtatatacatatatatatatatatatatatatacttatatatatatctatatatatatatatttatatattatatatatatatatatatatattggataaatCGATTCTACTGATAAATCAGGATACGTCTTAACTATAaatggcccattaaaacactctacgTCTATGTCTAGGCTAAGACGTAGACTCCCTTTTCGAAAAAATACCCATAAAAATTGCATTAactttcctcaaaaataaacttgagccatttgctgaccacttccgCATAGGTTTGACTTAAATAATGCAGCTTGAAGAGCTCTTCGTCGCTAATatcgtcttttcctttggtgataacttttaccatCGAAACTTCAGTTGCAGTATGGGGAATCCGCTCAGTCCTGTGGTAGCAagcttatatatggagtatttcgaaacagtcattataaaccctatcaaacctgtagatatgatttggcttagttatgtagacgacatcttaacaaATATTGAATACCTTGGTcccaagcataaaatttaaagtagaatgggaaaacaacaaccaaatcccctttttagatgtcttaatcatcagaactaataagagctacaaattcactgtcttcaggaaaaccctgagaatttgctccctagactttcttaacaaagaacttgaaacaatcagaaatcaacttatcttgtttaAATatcccaagcacataatagaaaaagccatacttAAAGCAAAAAACCCTTTTCACAAAcccaaagaaaacaaagaaaaagaaaagttctcaaacaaaatcataatccctattgtggataatttacgagagatgaCACAAACATTAGGACACTCAAAACCCTTtcgtcttcacttatccgaatacattggggaaaactttaattaacgttcagcagatgTAGGAGAGTCTATGACATCTCCTGTAGGGATTATGATAATTCATattatggattcacaggaaaatctctctcagaaagattgaCTCAACATAAGCGCTCAGTTGGATGTGGaaaacatagttcggcaattttccatcatataaataactcgAACCATggcatggattggaactcattgcaaaatttatacaaaagcagctgttgatacaaatgtcagttGGTAGAATCTTTACTAATAAAACagcaagataataggatcaacctttcctaaaggcaacaatgaagcggattaagacaataattgacagaaccaacgttGGCTTAGCAGTGACTCCAGGCATCACCTAAAGGCATATCTCCCACTGTATATTTCGCAAAGGTAACTtttttgtcattcactacttgataagggtgggagtcaatccaccgaaatatggtccttagctttaaaccagagtatcGGTTTAGAAAAATGCATCAGCATCAATAAACACACCTCTGTAATAAGAATCCCtcatataaatcataaaattgCCTGCTGTTTATGTCGTTGTTAGTTTGAAGGACAAAAATGCCTCAACAATGATGCTATACCTTTATTTCCTCAATAACAATGTCACTTGTCatgaatatatatcattaacTTAAGTGCCATTCATTTTGATTAAGCCGGATAATGGggataatgtttattttcttatgaatgaCTAGTTTCAAATCTGGTTCAACAAACCTCACATATAGGTATATgtgcatttattttgattaatctgGATATTGAGGACAATTCGTATTTCCCAGTGAATGCCCAGTTTCATATCTGCCTACTCAACAAACTCATTCGTCAAACAAAACCCAGATAAAGATGCTGTCTATGGAATAGCTAGCAGCCATCTtgactgacgttgattgacatcTTGTTAAGGGATACCATCGACTATGCTTTCCAGGTGGCATGGACGACGTTCTCCCCGATTGCAACAAAGGAACTCAAGACGATGCCCAAGGCGAGAAGGTAAAATGCCCCTTGCAAGTGATTCATATTCAGCACCACAGCTCCCTCATGAGGCGTTtcctgtttgaaaaaaaaaataaaatgaagtggAAAACATAATCGGAATTGGGatacaaagaaaatggaaagtgGGAAATGAAGAAAATGGGAAGTAGAAcacaaagaaaatggaaagtgTGAATAAAAGAATATGGCAAATAGGAGACAGTGGAAATGGGCAGCGGAATCAAACTGTGATAATGGAAAGTAAGGTTAGCAATCCTGTCTACCCATGAAATCGGCAGAGGAAAAGGTAACCAGAAATTAGCATTGAGTAACAAACTGCACAAGTCTCTCTGACAGCCTCCCTCACATAGAGAGAAGAAATCAGATGCTATACCCACCTGCAAATAGGTCTTTTCCTGTTCTTCCCCGGCTAAGATTTTCTTCTTCCTGATCATGCGTCGTTTCCACACGGCTGTTTCGAAGAGTTCTCGCAGCCAGTAATTGACTATACCAGCCTCTACCAATCTGTCTTGGATCCTGTCCAGCGAGTTGAGAAATGGGGCTCCCTTCCTGTCCAGAGAGAATGAGCGAGATTCTTATggaataaataatgattaatcaAGCACCACATTTAAGGTTTCATTTCATGGGGTATTTCACTTCTTTAACTATCATGAACAAGAGAATGCATTTATAGAAATTTAGAAACAAATAACATTCAACTGAAAATTTTCAGTAAAATCTTGACGCTGAATGGCTGGAAAGCAAAGAATTGAGACATTACACCCTGTCCATGACCGTAAATTTAAGCAAAAAAGTGGCTTCTGTTAATATGAGAAGTTATCTGAGGTGTCAAACTCTAGGTTACGAATGAATTTGGCATAAGTCCGCTCAGTTGTCATTGTGGCTTCCTGGATTAGGGCCTAACCCAGGAAGCCACATGACACCTGAGATGACTTGTGCTAAAACCATTAAGTATAACCTAGAATTTAATACCTCCGTTAACCTCTCATTAACCTAAGCCGCCACTGACCTAACACCCCACCCAGTAGGACCTGGGATGAACTCTTCCCTGCTGATGTGGATGGGCGTGTATCCAAGGGCGGTTGTGAAGTTGGATGCGATGATGGTCTTTATGTAGTATTTCCAGGTGAAGAAGGCATGGTACCCGTCCAACACACGGCGCATCTGTTCGTCAGCTTCCAGCAACTGTAAGGAAAGGGATATTCATGACACTGCGATTGTCTTTCTTTGCCCTTTCTCTTCCCATTTTCTTCGTTTTCCACCTCctgttttctttctctccccACTTCCCATGTTCTTTGTTTCCCACttcctttttctttgtttccCCACTTCCCATCTTCTTTGTTCCCTTTactattttcttcctttcccagcttcccattttctttgttttcccttcccatttcttttctccttcccattttctttctccCAGCTTCCTATTCCCCCCTTCCTATTTTCTTTGTTTCCCCCACTTCCCATTTTCTGTGCAGACAGAATGCTTCCAAAAGCCATACGAATTTCCAGTGCGAAGTTCGCGCAAAGATTTTTACAACCATGTACAAACAAAGAATAAGAGTTACACATCGATATATTTATGATGAGACATGAATGAACAACACATTCCTGTACAGAAAAACAACTGCAAGTTGTTtttctgtaaaaacaaaactgGAATTTGCATTCAATCATGCAGACCGATTTCATCATCACAAGTGTGGCCACTGCTTTAGCAATTTTCGAAATTATGCTCCAGAAATTATTGTGACGAAGCTCCCAAATATCTGGTTATcgcacttaccaatcataaaattcAAAGTTACATAGAGTTACCTCACTTCACAGCAGCAGGGCACTTGAGCCTTCATCGCCGCTAaaatatgactgaatactctaaatgcAACAGTGGTCCCTTAAAATTAGCCcattaatcatgcaagaaattAGACTAAGGTAATCAAAATAAGTGTGAGGTATTAATATGAGATCAAAAGTCTAAGTATATCAAATATTTCCCAGTCCTAACTCACTTCAAGaatattgaaggaaaacagcgCAATCTATCACCGAGTCCGAAATGTGCACAAGTTAAATCctatcactggtggtcaataaattaaatatttataaacattttaaatacaaaaaattaatctttaaattcaaaatttataagtgaaattcacaatctcaggaaattttacttttacttgaaaacaacacaaactttgattaattcttgaattaactattaaacaaaattaaataaaaattaatttagcaagaaaattaattaatcaagcaattaaatttttcaattaaaattcaaactGTTGAACATTGCtcaagatataaaaagaaaatgcaagtaaatgaaaatcaattcacaagtgttaaagtaAATCCTGTATGCAATTTTAAATGACTAAGAAACACCCAAGTTAATCAGACAAATGTCAATGCAAAaccatgaaaatacaaaaattggcAAATTAAAAAAAGTCCCCTCCAATATGTGAACAAACTAAGAAATGGCAAACACacagaaagtaaaaaatgaatagaaaacaaaaattttgtaatGCGGATAAAATTAAATCAGTTCACCTGGAATAATATAAGTATTTTCAGTGCACTTAAAACAACACCTTGTACAATACCTTTTCATAAGTTGAAGCTTAAGAATTCACCAAATTCACTCGTAATAGACCTGTTACCAGTGTTTTACACTATGTTCAGAATCCAATAATAACAGCAAAtctataaaattttaacaaaacgtCGAGAGTGACCTTTGCAATTCTTTATATTACTGCAAAAATTAAATTCCCGTTggttggggaagagagagagagagagaaagagagatagctTTAACATATCTCTACAGCACGGTTATAAGTCTAAGAATGACAAACCCACTCTTCTTCGTATGTGAATTCTGGATTAACACGATCGTCGTCGATGACGTCAAAGCATTTTGCGGCCTAGGTTGTCTGCCAAAAATCTTGATACATTCCCTTTAAACGGGATGGGGGGCCGAGTGAGATTATGAGTATTAATAATCTTCAACATGATACAGTTTCAGACAATAGAAATCTCTTAACATGAAAGATATGACTATGACTGACGTCACTTCGAGGTATGACGTCATGAGGTACTATGCAAAACGTTTTGGTCACGGAAGATTCTCAAAGCTTATGACGAAACATGACGCAACCAACACGTGGTCGGGACAAGAAGCAAAGACGAATGAAACTGGTTCAATATTGCACGTGGATTAATCATACGATATGACTGAAATGCAAAAGAAGAGGAGAACGACCGAGGCGCTTTTATCTTAATAGTATTTGGGAAATGATCTCTTAAAGCACATTGCGCCTTTGTGTTTGTGCTTTTGatccagagagaggagagaaaactgGAGGGAGggagaatgaagagaaaaatgagagagagagagagagagataaacaaggagagaagagaaagagggagagagaaagaaagaaggaggtagagagagagaaagaaagaaagagggattcGGTGCCCTTACCAACAGCGTTCTGAACATCCCCTTCACATCAGCATTGTCGTTGTTCTTGAAATAGTCCCACCCGAGACCGGTTCCGGGTTCCATGCCCCAAGTGGCACCCTCCACTTTCAGAAGCTGCGGGATGGTATCGATGGGAGACGGGGTGACCGGAACAGACAGGTGAGCTATCAGCGAAGACTTGTACACCGTCAGAACCAACATGGTGAACATCATCCACCATCCCAGGAACATCTAGGAGGGGAAGACAGGAGGAAAGAGAGAACAATTAGAAGATATTAAATGGAGTGGTAGTGCTATTCAGTACTCTGCGTCAATTTCAAGTCGACAAGAATCCCCAAGTTCTTCGCCAGATGTAATAGGTACCAGATATTAAAAAGTAATTAGTATTTTTCCAAAAATACGAACCTGCGCTTTCATAAATGGAGTGCTCAGTGCCCTTTTTAGGTCACGATTGGCTAATAGGCCTACCTgataggattttgtttttttagttctgTCGCTGGCTTAACTAGAAAACAAAAGCCTATCGTGTAGGTCTACGAGACACTTGTGCCCTGAGCAcgggtaatttgtattttttctgggATACGAACCTACGTTTTTATAAATAGAATATTCAGCACCAAGCCCAGGTCACAAGTGGCTAATAGGCCTACCTGAtaggattttgttttttagttctGATGCTGGCTTAATAGAAAACAAAAGCCTGTTGCATAGGCCTATGAGTCATAGGTGACTGGGCCTTTTCTCTAAGGCAGTCCGTAACCATACAAGTGGAACTTATCACGTTTTGGTAAATGAGTCATAAGTAATGGGTTTCTCTCTTCATGTGGTCCACATATATTTTTGAAAGTCCTTTTCAATATAATTCCCCTTGAGTGCAAGGTGTTTCCAAGGTACAGTGACTGCATATTAAACCATATTGGTGACTTactgtttgtgaatataaaaacaaGTCACGAGTGATAAAAatgcaacatacatatatatatatatatatatatatatatatatatatatatatatatatatatgtgtgtgtgtgtgtgtgtgtgtgtgcatatgcgcGCACGTGCGCCGTGTACTGTACACTATTGAATAACATCTTACCCGTCCTGCATCATTCAAAGGCAAAATTGGTAAAGTATCCTCCAGCAGATTCGCCCAGATGTTCATTGAAGCCGTGGAGAACGAAATGGATGGGAACCCAGAGAAAGCCGCCCAGACCTTCTGCAGAGCCCAAAAGACCACAGCAGAACCCATAGCTGCGAGGAATACTGATAGCCACACTACCCCTGTGGAAAATACACACTGGATTACTCAAGGATAACGAACAGAGGTCATTCTAAAAAAGTTACTGGACACGACTAGACTTAGTGGTTGATCATTCTTTTTGGTGAATGAGTACTACTGCCACGCTATAGGACTATTGTTTAATTCTATCGTTTATCACAACTAAGGTCATTAATGACCAATTCTTTTCAGTGTGACTCTATCGTGTATCAAAACAAAGTTTGGTAATGACTCACTCTTTATGGTGTGACTACACACTGCAGCCACCTATAGGATTATTGTTTAACCCTACCGTGTATCATAACGGTTATTTTTAGAGTTCATAACCTTTACCAGATATAGTAATGACTCCTTTTTGGGCGTTTGTTTGACTATCGTTTATCACAACGAAAGTCGTGCTAAAAGTTTTTGACCATGACCAGGTTCAGTGGTTACTGAAAATGTTTTGGTGGAACTCTATACTGCAACCACTTATACACatattgtttgattttttaatgttccAAGATGTCATCACAATCTCATAATGCCTAACAGGGCAGTGTGAAATTTTGAGAAGTGatgttggttaggctggtcgagatgatatataaaagaatgagcaCAAAAATAGTAACAATAGTTGgcgaaacagaaaactttgaagttagtgttgggtttcaccaggggtcagcattaagcccatttttatttgtgctggtcatggatgtgttgcgtgaagagatcaggaatgaagagctgtgggaattgttgtatgccgatgatctgtgactactgctgaaaatgaggaggacctgcAGAGAAGAGTTGGAGAGTGGCGGGAGTCTTTAGAGACGGGTGGCTATAAGTCAAGATCTCTAACACAGTGATAAGagcagtgttaatgtatggagcggaaacatgggctctaagaagaaaagaggaagtaaagcttgagagaatagagatgagaatcctgaggtggattatgggaatatcaatGCTTGAGagatggaaaatgatgaaataagaagagcaggcttagtaaagattacagagatgATAAGAGAGTCATAATTGAGatagtatgggcatgtgttgaggatggatgacgaggagggagtgaagagggttgggaggaacctgttagaggaagaagatcaagagggagacagagaactAGATGGCAAGATAAATTGAAGAAGATTTAATTGTTATGGTTGTCTAATATGCACTGTGCATTTCAACATTTGTTCATTATAATCAGTAACACCATTTAAGAGTTAAACTGCTAAGCAAATCCTCTAAGTGTTCAGTAGTTACTTACGggcaatttttaataaaattcacaCCAATCAATACTCAAGATGACAACCAACCGTTTATCCAGCAACTGCACAACAGCAGGTCGCGTTCAGGTGACCAGCCTCCTCACCTGAAAATGGCCTGATGAGGGCCAGGTGCTGAGGGGCAGGCTTCGGCTGCCTCGTCACCATGACGAAAGGTTCGTCGACGTAGATCCTTGTGAAGTCAATCACCAGTTTCCTCTCGTAGGACCAGAAGAGCATCATGGAGATGTCAGCCAGGTTCTGCTGCAAGCGGTACACCATGCCCGACCATTTTCCGTTGCTGAACGTTCCCCACTCGTCGTCCGGGGGCATGCGCATGATGTACCTGAGAAATTTtagtctccctctctttctctcccgaaCCTCATTCTTctactttttatctattattcTTATTGTCATTATTGTTAATCGTAACGGTTGTAGCAACTTTCAGAACGAGCCAAGTCAAAAGCTATTGCCAAAGAAAGACCTCGAtgtgaaagaaacagaaaaaataacgGATTTTAATGTATCATTATTGCCaatggtaaataaaaaagtaaactacAAAACAAGTAGGCCATATTCTCATACACTTACACCTCTAACAGCAAATTTCTGGGTATGA
Encoded here:
- the LOC135226179 gene encoding glutamate receptor ionotropic, kainate 1-like; amino-acid sequence: MFPDKYEDMMGHTMQVTSKDLFPFIEYQLNSQELGTTVTPLDSLDVRMLNITAKILNFTYIMRMPPDDEWGTFSNGKWSGMVYRLQQNLADISMMLFWSYERKLVIDFTRIYVDEPFVMVTRQPKPAPQHLALIRPFSGVVWLSVFLAAMGSAVVFWALQKVWAAFSGFPSISFSTASMNIWANLLEDTLPILPLNDAGRMFLGWWMMFTMLVLTVYKSSLIAHLSVPVTPSPIDTIPQLLKVEGATWGMEPGTGLGWDYFKNNDNADVKGMFRTLLLLEADEQMRRVLDGYHAFFTWKYYIKTIIASNFTTALGYTPIHISREEFIPGPTGWGVRKGAPFLNSLDRIQDRLVEAGIVNYWLRELFETAVWKRRMIRKKKILAGEEQEKTYLQETPHEGAVVLNMNHLQGAFYLLALGIVLSSFVAIGENVVHATWKA